The Kitasatospora setae KM-6054 genome contains a region encoding:
- a CDS encoding NUDIX hydrolase, giving the protein MTSHPQGAPPVNRETSRILLLDDRDRLLLLCSRDPRPGGTRWWFTVGGGIDEGEDALAAAVRELREETALDLPAERLGPVVWTRRTVFTFHDHLFSQWEEYRLLRLTAAETAAVRVDPGEARFGHHWWTVDELADTDQIIRPRLLGPRLTDLLRDGPGPAPLHLGDVNDDEDPAYN; this is encoded by the coding sequence ATGACGTCACACCCCCAGGGCGCTCCGCCCGTCAACCGGGAGACCTCGCGCATCCTGCTGCTCGACGACCGGGACCGCCTGCTGCTGCTCTGCTCCCGCGACCCGCGACCGGGCGGCACCCGCTGGTGGTTCACCGTCGGCGGCGGCATCGACGAGGGCGAGGACGCGCTGGCCGCCGCCGTCCGGGAGCTCCGCGAGGAGACCGCGCTCGACCTGCCCGCCGAACGCCTCGGCCCGGTGGTCTGGACCCGCCGCACCGTGTTCACCTTCCACGACCACCTGTTCAGCCAGTGGGAGGAGTACCGCCTGCTGCGCCTCACCGCCGCCGAGACCGCCGCCGTCCGGGTCGACCCCGGCGAGGCCCGCTTCGGCCACCACTGGTGGACCGTCGACGAGTTGGCCGACACCGACCAGATCATCCGCCCCCGCCTGCTCGGCCCGCGCCTCACCGACCTGCTCCGCGACGGTCCCGGCCCGGCCCCGCTGCACCTCGGCGACGTCAACGACGACGAGGACCCGGCCTACAACTAG